One Prinia subflava isolate CZ2003 ecotype Zambia chromosome 17, Cam_Psub_1.2, whole genome shotgun sequence DNA segment encodes these proteins:
- the AMZ1 gene encoding archaemetzincin-1 isoform X1, with protein sequence MLQCRHAQEFSFGPRALKDALISTDPALQELYAKAFSSAEKLFLSEAYNPRRTLFCTLLIRTAFDWLLSHPDAPEDFETFYRAVLRRKQSFCRKHIYLQPIDLIEGPAGLSLLDSLQSCVESFFLGLRVKCLPSIPVSSIHCCFRHSRGSDRVQLHADGILNFLKNNKPMDALCVLGLTLLDLYPCETWSFTFSKFLPGQEVGVCSFARFSGDFPQAGCSSLNPGTQKEELCEASREGRDRSLQFSAQEMVQCCKVTCHEICQLMGLGTCRWLQCIMQGALSLDEALLRPLEPCPICLRKLQHVVGFKLIERYRKLYAWTQTVLSTWPRQEPAELSACEDTAPLSSDSGLCCENDSEAVSSLSEALTPDTCSQGLSLGPELEQDEQPGSLPEAQSQPRLPGHGRATDTIKDYELWLEMCIAALERNVSEEELARVDESVDALAKWEMFTGQLPAMRKDLPFARDSTGLRKVLGDKFSSLRRKLSSRKLSKGESSPHRWRWEDN encoded by the exons ATGCTGCAGTGCAGACACGCGCAGGAGTTCAGCTTCGGGCCGCGCGCGCTCAAGGACGCGCTCATCTCCACCGACCCCGCGCTGCAGGAGCTCTACGCCAAGGCCTTCTCCAGCGCCGAGAAGCTCTTCCTGTCCGAGGCCTACAACCCGCGGCGCACGCTGTTCTGCACGCTGCTCATCCGCACCGCCTTCGACTGGCTGCTCAGCCACCCCGACGCCCCCGAGGACTTCGAGACCTTCTACCGCGCCGTgctgaggaggaagcagagcttCTGTCGGAAGCACATCTACCTGCAGCCTATAG ATTTAATTGAGGGGCCTGCTGGGCTCTCGCTGCTGGATTccctccagagctgtgtggagtcTTTCTTCCTGGGCCTGCGTGTGAAGTGCCTTCCCTCCATCCCCGTCTCCTCCATCCACTGCTGCTTCCGCCACAGCCGCGGCTCGGACAGGGTGCAGCTGCACgcag ATGGGATCCTGAATTTCCTGAAGAACAACAAGCCCATGGATGCCCTGTGTGTCCTTGGACTTACCCTGCTGGACCTTTATCCATGTGAGACCTGGAGCTTCACATTCAGCAAATTCCTGCCAGGACAAG AAGTGGGAGTCTGCAGCTTTGCCAGGTTTTCTGGGGATTTcccccaggctggctgcagcagttTGAACCCAGGCACGCAGAAGGAGGAGCTGTGTGaggccagcagggagggcagagacCGCAGCCTGCAGTTCAGCGCCCAGGAGATGGTCCAGTGCTGCAAG GTGACCTGCCACGAGATCTGCCAGCTGATGGGGCTGGGGACGTGCCGCTGGCTGCAGTGCATCATGCAGGGCGCCCTGAGCCTGGACGAGGCGCTGCTGCGgcccctggagccctgcccCATCTGcctgaggaagctgcagcaCGTCGTGGGCTTCAAACTCATCGAGCGCTACAGG AAGCTGTACGCTTGGACACAGACCGTGCTGTCCACATGGCCCAGGCAGGAGCCCGCAGAGCTGTCAGCCTGCGAGGACACGGCCCCGCTCAGCTCCGACTCGGGGCTGTGCTGCGAGAACGACTCGGAGGCCGTGAGCTCGCTGTCCGAGGCGCTGACCCCCGACacctgcagccaggggctgtccctgggcccggagctggagcaggaCGAGCAGCCCGGCTCCCTGCCCGAGGCACAGAGCCAGCCCCGCCTCCCCGGGCACGGCAGGGCCACCGACACCATCAAGGACTACGAGCTGTGGCTGGAGATGTGCATCGCCGCCCTGGAGAGGAACGTctctgaggaggagctggcGCGGGTGGATGAGAGCGTGGATGCCCTGGCCAAGTGGGAGATGTTCACAGGCCAGCTGCCTGCCATGAGGAAGGACCTGCCCTTTGCTAGGGACAGCACCGGCCTGCGCAAAGTCCTTGGAGACAAATTTTCCTCCTTGAGGAGGAAGCTGAGTTCCAGAAAACTGTCCAAAGGGGAATCATCCCCTCACCGCTGGCGGTGGGAGGACAATTAG
- the AMZ1 gene encoding archaemetzincin-1 isoform X2, protein MLQCRHAQEFSFGPRALKDALISTDPALQELYAKAFSSAEKLFLSEAYNPRRTLFCTLLIRTAFDWLLSHPDAPEDFETFYRAVLRRKQSFCRKHIYLQPIDLIEGPAGLSLLDSLQSCVESFFLGLRVKCLPSIPVSSIHCCFRHSRGSDRVQLHADGILNFLKNNKPMDALCVLGLTLLDLYPCETWSFTFSKFLPGQEVGVCSFARFSGDFPQAGCSSLNPGTQKEELCEASREGRDRSLQFSAQEMVQCCKVTCHEICQLMGLGTCRWLQCIMQGALSLDEALLRPLEPCPICLRKLQHVVGFKLIERYRMLIPA, encoded by the exons ATGCTGCAGTGCAGACACGCGCAGGAGTTCAGCTTCGGGCCGCGCGCGCTCAAGGACGCGCTCATCTCCACCGACCCCGCGCTGCAGGAGCTCTACGCCAAGGCCTTCTCCAGCGCCGAGAAGCTCTTCCTGTCCGAGGCCTACAACCCGCGGCGCACGCTGTTCTGCACGCTGCTCATCCGCACCGCCTTCGACTGGCTGCTCAGCCACCCCGACGCCCCCGAGGACTTCGAGACCTTCTACCGCGCCGTgctgaggaggaagcagagcttCTGTCGGAAGCACATCTACCTGCAGCCTATAG ATTTAATTGAGGGGCCTGCTGGGCTCTCGCTGCTGGATTccctccagagctgtgtggagtcTTTCTTCCTGGGCCTGCGTGTGAAGTGCCTTCCCTCCATCCCCGTCTCCTCCATCCACTGCTGCTTCCGCCACAGCCGCGGCTCGGACAGGGTGCAGCTGCACgcag ATGGGATCCTGAATTTCCTGAAGAACAACAAGCCCATGGATGCCCTGTGTGTCCTTGGACTTACCCTGCTGGACCTTTATCCATGTGAGACCTGGAGCTTCACATTCAGCAAATTCCTGCCAGGACAAG AAGTGGGAGTCTGCAGCTTTGCCAGGTTTTCTGGGGATTTcccccaggctggctgcagcagttTGAACCCAGGCACGCAGAAGGAGGAGCTGTGTGaggccagcagggagggcagagacCGCAGCCTGCAGTTCAGCGCCCAGGAGATGGTCCAGTGCTGCAAG GTGACCTGCCACGAGATCTGCCAGCTGATGGGGCTGGGGACGTGCCGCTGGCTGCAGTGCATCATGCAGGGCGCCCTGAGCCTGGACGAGGCGCTGCTGCGgcccctggagccctgcccCATCTGcctgaggaagctgcagcaCGTCGTGGGCTTCAAACTCATCGAGCGCTACAGG ATGCTTATTCCTGCGTGA